Proteins encoded together in one Mobula hypostoma chromosome 9, sMobHyp1.1, whole genome shotgun sequence window:
- the gnptg gene encoding N-acetylglucosamine-1-phosphotransferase subunit gamma isoform X2, translating into MVTGGFGLLWLQVLAISAAKMKIVEEPNTYGLNNPFMSQVNRLQPKINPATISGPTHLHRLAGKCFSMIESSYKYEFCPFHNVTQHEQSFRWNAYSGILGIWQEWEIENNTFVGMWMKEGDSCTTRNRQTKVLLTCGTSHKLAHVSEPHTCIYWLTFETPLVCHPQSLLVYPNLKEELQRRWDQAEQALYDGLITQQGYRKLLQAIFEDAGYLKTGQEKTETEEQSHLQEETLERCSEERNKLSAEVQRLKDILTHHNITTFLSVSEDTPALRTPQIPGH; encoded by the exons TTCTGGCTATCTCGGCTGCTAAAATGAAAATTGTGGAAGAGCCCAACACCTACGG GCTGAATAATCCTTTCATGTCCCAAGTAAACCGGCTTCAACCAAAAATCAATCCTGCTACCATTTCAG GCCCCACTCATCTGCACAGACTGGCCGGAAAATGCTTCAGTATGATCGAGTCATC GTATAAGTATGAGTTTTGCCCCTTCCACAACGTTACACAACATGAACAGTCATTTCGCTGGAATGCatacagtgggatcttggg AATATGGCAGGAATGGGAGATTGAAAACAATACCTTTGTAGGAATGTGGATGAAGGAGGGAGATTCTTGTACCACCAGGAACAGACAGACTAAG GTCCTTTTAACGTGTGGAACCAGCCATAAACTGGCCCATGTTTCTGAGCCCCACACTTGCATCTACTGGCTGACCTTCGAGACGCCATTGGTCTGCCATCCACAGTCCTTACTGG TTTACCCTAATCTGAAGGAAGAGCTGCAGAGGAGATGGGACCAAGCAGAACAGGCACTTTACGATGGCCTCATTACTCAGCAA GGTTACAGGAAATTGCTGCAAGCAATATTTGAAGATGCAGGCTACTTGAAAACTGGTCAAGAGAAAACAGAAACTGAAGAACAAAGCCACTTGCAAGAGGAGACCCTAGAAAGATGCAGTGAG GAGCGCAATAAACTCTCGGCAGAGGTGCAGAGGctaaaggatatactgacacacCACAACATCACTACATTCCTGTCAG TGAGTGAGGATACACCAGCTCTACGCACAcctcaaatcccaggacactaa
- the gnptg gene encoding N-acetylglucosamine-1-phosphotransferase subunit gamma isoform X1: MKAVIRGCIMAYETAEKRRLKKRLTEIDDQLANLEASYKINQEAELLYKITALRLNNPFMSQVNRLQPKINPATISGPTHLHRLAGKCFSMIESSYKYEFCPFHNVTQHEQSFRWNAYSGILGIWQEWEIENNTFVGMWMKEGDSCTTRNRQTKVLLTCGTSHKLAHVSEPHTCIYWLTFETPLVCHPQSLLVYPNLKEELQRRWDQAEQALYDGLITQQGYRKLLQAIFEDAGYLKTGQEKTETEEQSHLQEETLERCSEERNKLSAEVQRLKDILTHHNITTFLSVSEDTPALRTPQIPGH; encoded by the exons ATGAAGGCGGTTATTAGAGGTTGTATAATGGCATATGAGACAGCGGAAAAAAGAAGATTGAAGAAAAGGTTAACTGAAATAGATGATCAGTTGGCAAATCTGGAAGCTTCTTACAAGATAAACCAGGAAGCAGAATTACTTTATAAGATTACTGCCTTACG GCTGAATAATCCTTTCATGTCCCAAGTAAACCGGCTTCAACCAAAAATCAATCCTGCTACCATTTCAG GCCCCACTCATCTGCACAGACTGGCCGGAAAATGCTTCAGTATGATCGAGTCATC GTATAAGTATGAGTTTTGCCCCTTCCACAACGTTACACAACATGAACAGTCATTTCGCTGGAATGCatacagtgggatcttggg AATATGGCAGGAATGGGAGATTGAAAACAATACCTTTGTAGGAATGTGGATGAAGGAGGGAGATTCTTGTACCACCAGGAACAGACAGACTAAG GTCCTTTTAACGTGTGGAACCAGCCATAAACTGGCCCATGTTTCTGAGCCCCACACTTGCATCTACTGGCTGACCTTCGAGACGCCATTGGTCTGCCATCCACAGTCCTTACTGG TTTACCCTAATCTGAAGGAAGAGCTGCAGAGGAGATGGGACCAAGCAGAACAGGCACTTTACGATGGCCTCATTACTCAGCAA GGTTACAGGAAATTGCTGCAAGCAATATTTGAAGATGCAGGCTACTTGAAAACTGGTCAAGAGAAAACAGAAACTGAAGAACAAAGCCACTTGCAAGAGGAGACCCTAGAAAGATGCAGTGAG GAGCGCAATAAACTCTCGGCAGAGGTGCAGAGGctaaaggatatactgacacacCACAACATCACTACATTCCTGTCAG TGAGTGAGGATACACCAGCTCTACGCACAcctcaaatcccaggacactaa